In Miscanthus floridulus cultivar M001 chromosome 19, ASM1932011v1, whole genome shotgun sequence, the DNA window AGTAAATATCAACGTGGAGGAATACTGGGATGCTATACTGTTCTTCAGATCTCTGAAGTTGGCACAGCTTGATATCAAAGGAAATGCAGTTGCCAGCAAGGAGAACTTCAGAACTCTTGTCATGACGCACATTCATTGTCTAAAATGGTTTGATGGTGAAGATGTCAATTAATTGATGGCTTTCACTTAAGAGTTGTGCAAACTTGGGTAGAGTCATGGCTCACGCTGTAAACTAAATTTTGCTAGAAGCCATTGATTTGCTTCATATGTACTGCTATATTTGTTTAAGCGAATCTGAGACCCAAATATGATGTTACAGAGTTCTGAATTTCCAGGATTGAACTGTCATAGATCATACAATACAAGAAAGAAGATGTTATCTAATTGCATGTTGTTCTACTTTCAGAAATTTTCAAGTTCAAAATAGAATAGAGGTACACTGCTACCATTTACATTTTTGTAGTGAGCGTTGCTCTCTGGCTGAGGTTATCTGTCAATGATGTTGTAATTAAACTTCGGGAGTTTTAATGCAGTTATGTACTACTACAGATTTTCTGTCCCTCTTTACGAGGCTCTTGCTTCTAGTGTTGCAGTCCCAGATTTCACAAGTTCAACAATTTGTAATTTCTGTTGATATGCACTCTTCTGAACTCCTGTTTTTGTTGATAGCTGTAGCTCTGAAATTAATTAAAGACTATGGAAAATTAACTCTACATCATAATAGAAAATAGAAATGCTCATGTGTGAAGTACTTCACAGCTGCATCAAATCTTTCAATACCTGGCCCAATAGTTACCAAACGCACTGTGAAATGACCATGGTAAAAGTTTTCGAATAAACAATTTTCTTCAAAGATGTCAATGAGTACAACCAAAAAGACATGCAGGGCCTCTCTCAGATAACAGAATTGGGCAATTGGCTGCAAACTAAGTCTCAGCGAGACCTAAGAATGTTATAAAGGGTTCATCTATGCTCAATAGCTTAATAACAGAAGCACAATTCATTCCAAACACAGGAGCGACATCTTCTCTTCAACGGAGCTATCAACCTGGCAAGACGACCGGCAGGCGGCCGGGATGAGGATGAGCCCCAGGCAGCGCTGCTCCGTGGGAGTCGAGCAATGGCGGGCGGCGCTGCGGTACTCCACGGCGTCCTGGAGGATGATGTTGCCCTGCTTGTCGATGCAGTGGAACAGGCCGTGGAAGTAGCGGCCGTCGTTGACGCCGATGAGCATCCGCCGGAACAGCAGCTTCCGGAGCTTCGCGACGGCCGGCGAGCTGCTGCCAGCAGCGTCCACGGGCGCAGCGGAGCTGTTACAGTACGCGTCTCCGGAAACCGGGATCGCTTGGGATGGCCCTGGTGGTCCTCCTTCCATTGTGCCAAGAAGGATCCCCCCTCTGGTAGATGAGCATGGCATGTATAACAGGTTAAAGAAAAATTGGATATCTACTGCTGGACTCTGGTTCGCAGAATTAGTAGACAAGAGTTGATGCCTGGTTTACTTAAGAATCTCGATGGGAGGGGTGGATAATTTCTGCAGAAAATCTTGAAGTTGGTAGGTATGATGTTCTAATTGGGTCAGATCCGAATACAGATAGCTTACGCTAGGGTTTGGGGTGCTCGGTTTCGAACAGtaggaagggaggagaaggatCGGGAATACCTgttggtgctcgtcgccggcgaagacgGCGGAGGGCGGCGGCGCTCGCCCGGTCGGCGCCCGAGGAAAGaaaaggcgagagagagagagagagagaagggcccACTAGAGCCTGGGTTGGacttgggccatgtttagttgccctaaattccagaatttggcactatgtaaaaagaagatttcccgtcacatcaaatttacggtacatgcatggagtactatatattgacgaaatcaaaacctaattgcacagtttgattgtactttgcgagacgaacgttttgagtctaattagtcaataattggacaattattaccaaataaaaacaaacaacacTGTAGCTACAGTGTCGCTACAGTCATTCGGGAGGCGCCGAATCTGGTGAACTAAACACGGCCTTGGATTATCCAAAGTCTCTTTGCATTCCTTGGACTATTTAACTGGACCTGCAGTCCAGACTTGAGTGGATAGTTGGTCGGGCCAAAATCCAAGACCCAATTTGGACATCAATAATGATACGCCCCCAGCGACGTTTCGAAATGCGTCGTCACCGCCAACCCCATCTGTCCTCTGTGTTGTCACCGCGCCCAAGTCCGATCTTTGCATGCCGCCGCCTTCGCCTCCACCCGTCCCCTTTGCGTCGTCGCGCCCGCTCCACCTTGCCCTCTACGCATCGACGCCCAACTCCGTGCAATGTCGCCTTCTACGTGCCGCCGAGCTCCGCGTTGTCGGCGAGCTCTATGTTACCGAGATCCACGCCACGGGCAAGCTCCATGTACCGCCATCGAGCTCTGCGTGCCGATGAGCTTCTGTTTGCCATGTTGATCTGAAAAGCCTAGTTGCAAACCCATGTTTTGAATGTTTTATATGTTTTGGGCATATGTTGCAGGTGCTTCAGGCGTATGTTGCAGGTGTTGTATTGCAAGGAGATGTTGCTCTAAAAACCGTTTcaattgtttcaagtgtttcgagAGCATGTTGCAGGAGCTTCAGGCATATGTTGCAGGTGCTTCAgcgcgtatgttgcaagtgtttgtgtTTACGGATGTTGCAACAGCGATGTTATATATGTTTCGACAATAATCTGGGCATGTTTCAGTAGTACATCGCCGATGTTGCAGCAACATTATTATACATGTTTCAATAGTAATCCGAACATGTTTCATCAGTACATCGTCGATGTTGCAGCGGTGGGCCCCAAGGGAGTCCGTGCGGAAGCCAACATCCTCTGCGCGCCGCTGCCCTCACCCGTCCTCTGCGTCATCGCCGCGCTCCCACCCCGCCCTTTGCGCGCTGCTGCCGCCCTCCCCCTCCCGTTCTCTGCGTTGTCGCCGCGTCCCATGCTGCCCTATGCGAGTCGTCGCCCGGCTCCGTGTGGCGTCGCCTTCTGCGCAATGCTGAGCTCCGCGTCGTCGGCGAGATCAGCGCTCGGACGCTCTGTCCCGAAACAtgcgtgctcctgtcctctaCGCACCGATGTCGTGTCCCACCTATACTCTGCGTCGTCGCCGGCCCCAGTGGGAAATAGAGGAGCCGCGGGGTGTCCGGACGAGGGCGTTTGTATGGATGTTCGGatgcttttttttttgaaacgaacaGGATGTTCGGATGCTAGTCGTTCCGTTTGGACATGTTGAGTTGTAGACAGAAACAAAGACGAATGGGCAAGGGAGTCACGTCGTGCAAGTTGTGCTTGGCATTGCTGCCATGGAGAAGGACCGGAGCAGGCCGAAGTGCCTCAGCTCGTACCAACGGAGGAAGAAGGTCGGGGGAAAACTATCTAGAGCTAGCATGAGCACCCCGACCATTGGGTTTGTGTCGCTCGGTTGAAAAAAAGTACGAAAACGTCTAGTCCCTCCTCTCATCCAGAATCATAGCTAAAAGATCATTTATTTTGAAATGGAATAAGTATAACAAGTTCTAACTCAAAGTCTCATGTTTTAGCGTGACAAGTGTACATGAATGCAGAAATGATATCAATATATATTGAAATACGATGAAAGATAAATGAATTATATTTACAACATTGGTATGTACAAAATCATAAAGATGGGGCATAAATAAGATGAAATTTTTGAAATTCCAGTAGACGTACCTCATTCTAACCCTTAGGACTTGCCTAACGCTACAGCATGGTGTGCTGCCCCAACATACACGCCTGCACTAGATGTCCATGTCACAGCTACTTGCAGCCTTGCAGTGTGATAGAGGATCCTGCAGAAGAGTCGACGGCCTCGTacgaggctgtgtttagttcaagaaatttgaaaatttggctacgggagcactttcgtttttatttgacaattagtgtttaatcatagactaattagggtcaaaacgttcgtctcgcgatttccaaccaaactgtgcaattagtttttttcgtctacatttaatgctccatgcacgtatcgcaagattcgatatgatggctactgtagcactttttgggaaacttttttggaactaaacgcaGCCTGAGGAAAAAAAACGAAGTAGCTAGAGTATGCGTTGCGGCGATGGAgcattagggcagtcccaatgaaagaaactagtagtttctataacataggataccgcacaaaaaaatactgctttccaacccatggtttctataacATCATTCATACAAAGAGTAAATTAAATGCAGCACCAAAAATAGATAGATCAATTGTGACAACTATTTTTACGGCCCACATGTGTTCCGTCGACAACACACAATGACAAAGAAACAAATTTGGTCGATAGGTGCCAGCAAATCAACACAGCTGGCAAACATAAATCATATTTCTGCATTCTATCACTTTTCAGAACCAAATATCACCATACAGCAACCCATATTTCAGTCTCGAAAACCATACATTAATTAATAATAGCAATCCGGAGATAAAGATAACATGTAACATATATAGTTCGTACGGAAGTTCATCATAtgcaaaataaaataataaggtGCCACGTCCATGTCAGGTAGGTTGCACATGCACTCCAAGATCCACCAGGTCGCAATGGACTCCAAATCTTCAGAAACCATCCCCCTTCGCAATGTACATATACATTAAGTACGTAGTTGATCATACGCGTACATACAATACCTGTACCTCACATCTTACGCATATACTGTATCGGGCGTGGCTGACAACTTGTCTGAGTTCTGAAGCTGTGCAAGCGAAGTTTCAAGAAGAGAGACA includes these proteins:
- the LOC136529334 gene encoding uncharacterized protein; its protein translation is MEGGPPGPSQAIPVSGDAYCNSSAAPVDAAGSSSPAVAKLRKLLFRRMLIGVNDGRYFHGLFHCIDKQGNIILQDAVEYRSAARHCSTPTEQRCLGLILIPAACRSSCQVDSSVEEKMSLLCLE